A DNA window from Takifugu flavidus isolate HTHZ2018 chromosome 15, ASM371156v2, whole genome shotgun sequence contains the following coding sequences:
- the LOC130539537 gene encoding uncharacterized protein LOC130539537 isoform X1, protein METNSNCKKRIPVDQTECGKDYDRFSTGAAGILRYRREPDHTMSSATVRAVHWSSAEDPADCEYCGQHAKPLLQLSWERWPEEALSFCCVQRQQLYQLLEEDRCMAGGRCLTSLAAEIGDLHQFDMDWDCAFDAQPKEVIFEEVFVQPALVTDGSSHALSFRLSRAPERCWTAYSRRVAQQHFGRKDNEPPPGPSLDHKPPEFGICDYQTGPDFAQKNYSSGTRLLTAFSDGSAQLFYPSGSLAIVVMVTEDNAKVCMVYDESSAARESTRAIFHSDGRATCYHGNRNVWLNLSNWGGRCLEQDGTKVRQWNWSGIGRVPTVLDPLHLSLNEKIQVQILGREQVFMAFQACGEAVQLSVGRCCL, encoded by the exons ATGGAAACAAATTCAAACTGCAAAAAG AGGATCCCAGTAGACCAGACCGAGTGTGGGAAGGATTATGACCGGTTTTCTACTGGAGCAGCAGGAATCCTGCGGTACCGACGGGAGCCCGACCACACAATGAGCTCAGCAACTGTTCGTGCTGTG CACTGGTCCTCAGCAGAGGACCCGGCCGACTGCGAGTACTGTGGACAACATGCCAAACCTTTACTGCAGCTGTCCTGGGAACGGTGGCCTGAG GAAGCTCTGAGCTTCTGCTGCgtccagcggcagcagctgtaCCAGCTGCTGGAAGAGGACAGGTGTATGGCTGGAGGCAGGTGTCTCACATCCCTGGCAGCCGAGATAGGAGATCTCCACCAGTTCGACATGGACTGGGACTGTGCTTTTGA CGCGCAGCCCAAGGAGGTGATCTTTGAGGAGGTGTTCGTTCAACCAGCGCTGGTGACGGACGGCT CGTCACACGCCCTCAGCTTCCGACTGTCCCGGGCTCCAGAAAGATGCTGGACAGCTTATTCTCGCAGAGTGGCCCAGCAGCATTTCGGAAGAAAAGACAACGAGCCGCCGCCGGGTCCGTCTTTGGACCACAAACCCCCCGAGTTCGGCATCTGCGATTACCAG ACTGGGCCAGACTTTGCACAGAAGAATTATTCCAGTGGAACCAGACTTCTCACAGCCTTCTCTGATGGTTCCGCTCAGCTCTT TTATCCTTCGGGTTCCCTGGCCATTGTTGTTATGGTTACAGAAGACAACGCAAAGGTTTGCATGGTGTACGATGAGAGCAGCGCGGCCAGAGAATCGACCCGAGCCATATTCCACTCTGACGGCAGGGCCACGTGTTACCACGGCAACAGAAACGTATG GCTGAACCTGAGCAACTGGGGCGGTCGGTGTTTGGAGCAGGATGGGACCAAGGTGCGGCAGTGGAACTGGAGCGGCATTGGCCGTGTTCCCACCGTCCTGGACCCCCTTCACCTCAGCCTCAACGAAAAGATTCAGGTCCAGATCCTGGGGCGGGAACAGGTGTTCATGGCCTTCCAAGCGTGTGGTGAAGCGGTGCAGCTGAGCGTGGGCAGATGCTGCCTGTAG
- the LOC130539537 gene encoding uncharacterized protein LOC130539537 isoform X2, translated as METNSNCKKRIPVDQTECGKDYDRFSTGAAGILRYRREPDHTMSSATVRAVHWSSAEDPADCEYCGQHAKPLLQLSWERWPEEALSFCCVQRQQLYQLLEEDRCMAGGRCLTSLAAEIGDLHQFDMDWDCAFDAQPKEVIFEEVFVQPALVTDGSSHALSFRLSRAPERCWTAYSRRVAQQHFGRKDNEPPPGPSLDHKPPEFGICDYQTGPDFAQKNYSSGTRLLTAFSDGSAQLFYPSGSLAIVVMVTEDNAKVCMVYDESSAARESTRAIFHSDGRATCYHGNRNAEPEQLGRSVFGAGWDQGAAVELERHWPCSHRPGPPSPQPQRKDSGPDPGAGTGVHGLPSVW; from the exons ATGGAAACAAATTCAAACTGCAAAAAG AGGATCCCAGTAGACCAGACCGAGTGTGGGAAGGATTATGACCGGTTTTCTACTGGAGCAGCAGGAATCCTGCGGTACCGACGGGAGCCCGACCACACAATGAGCTCAGCAACTGTTCGTGCTGTG CACTGGTCCTCAGCAGAGGACCCGGCCGACTGCGAGTACTGTGGACAACATGCCAAACCTTTACTGCAGCTGTCCTGGGAACGGTGGCCTGAG GAAGCTCTGAGCTTCTGCTGCgtccagcggcagcagctgtaCCAGCTGCTGGAAGAGGACAGGTGTATGGCTGGAGGCAGGTGTCTCACATCCCTGGCAGCCGAGATAGGAGATCTCCACCAGTTCGACATGGACTGGGACTGTGCTTTTGA CGCGCAGCCCAAGGAGGTGATCTTTGAGGAGGTGTTCGTTCAACCAGCGCTGGTGACGGACGGCT CGTCACACGCCCTCAGCTTCCGACTGTCCCGGGCTCCAGAAAGATGCTGGACAGCTTATTCTCGCAGAGTGGCCCAGCAGCATTTCGGAAGAAAAGACAACGAGCCGCCGCCGGGTCCGTCTTTGGACCACAAACCCCCCGAGTTCGGCATCTGCGATTACCAG ACTGGGCCAGACTTTGCACAGAAGAATTATTCCAGTGGAACCAGACTTCTCACAGCCTTCTCTGATGGTTCCGCTCAGCTCTT TTATCCTTCGGGTTCCCTGGCCATTGTTGTTATGGTTACAGAAGACAACGCAAAGGTTTGCATGGTGTACGATGAGAGCAGCGCGGCCAGAGAATCGACCCGAGCCATATTCCACTCTGACGGCAGGGCCACGTGTTACCACGGCAACAGAAAC GCTGAACCTGAGCAACTGGGGCGGTCGGTGTTTGGAGCAGGATGGGACCAAGGTGCGGCAGTGGAACTGGAGCGGCATTGGCCGTGTTCCCACCGTCCTGGACCCCCTTCACCTCAGCCTCAACGAAAAGATTCAGGTCCAGATCCTGGGGCGGGAACAGGTGTTCATGGCCTTCCAAGCGTGTGGTGA
- the selenot1a gene encoding thioredoxin reductase-like selenoprotein T1a isoform X3: MQPVRKRTHLRRSGAELEQMAMKWLRFSLLTLGVFSLCCATAGDNSGVKKMKMQFATGPLLKFQICISUGYKRVFEEYTQALYQRYPDIRIEGENYLPMPLYRHVASFLSMFKLVVIGLIIVGKDPFALFGMQAPGIWEWGQGNKVYACMMVFFLSNMIENQLMSTGAFEITFNDVPVWSKLESGHLPSMQQLVQILDNEMKMNVHMNTRAHHS; this comes from the exons ATGCAGCCGGTGAGGAAGAGAACCCACCTCCGTCGGAGCGGTGCAGAGCTCGAGCAGATGGCCATGAAGTGGTTGCGCTTTTCGCTCCTGACTTTGGGCGTTTTCTCGCTATGCTGCGCCACGGCGGGTGACAACAGTGGcgtgaagaagatgaaaatgcAGTTTGCTACGGGGCCCCTGCTCAAGTTTCAAATCTG CATATCCTGAGGGTACAAGCGGGTGTTTGAGGAGTACACGCAGGCCCTGTACCAGCGGTACCCAGACATCCGCATTGAAGGGGAGAACTATCTTCCCATGCCCCTCTACCG GCACGTAGCTTCCTTCCTCTCTATGTTCAAGCTGGTGGTGATTGGACTGATTATTGTCGGCAAGGACCCGTTCGCCCTCTTTGGAATGCAAGCCCCAGGCATCTGGGAGTGGGGCCAAGGAAACAAG GTGTACGCCTGCATGATGGTGTTCTTCCTCAGTAATATGATTGAAAACCAGCTGATGTCCACGGGAGCTTTTGAAATCACATTCAATG ATGTGCCCGTTTGGTCCAAACTGGAGTCGGGTCACCTGCCATCCATGCAACAGCTCGTGCAAATCCTGGACAACGAGATGAAGATGAATGTTCACATGAACACAAGAGCGCACCACTCCTAA
- the kif2c gene encoding kinesin-like protein KIF2C isoform X1: MESALSRFLVGLSVKISRSDGRVHSATVTSANGDKCTAMVEWYERKICRGKEIQVTELCALNPELLDHINNVLGNAAAPARPAPDKRYEGRLRSSRIPAPMASSVPAVNNAEESDGSKSQVRQTCVFQTPAADQAPAETSDVSQEKAETVLPHLPHLPHLPLAPALTKSGSSSRSHRKEESKSALALMRETVKENDEPERMPPPPAVKGRRKSVAPPELHKGNKRLSCVAKPLDMQTKRGKFGEASRPNQKFYEMIQDFRETLEVIPLSSNGSVEPQRICVCVRKRPLNKQEMNKKEIDVVSVPGQGALLVHEPRQKVDLTKYLDNQAFQFDYSFDESATNDLVYKFTAKPLVQSMFEGGMATCFAYGQTGSGKTHTMGGDFTGKQQNSSKGIYAFAALEVFALLNHRRFSNLDLSVYVSFFEIYNGKVYDLLNKKAKLRVLEDERQQVQVVGLEEVCVSTAEDVVKLIQLGSSCRTSGQTSANANSSRSHAVLQIVLRRNDRATTLHGKFSLVDLAGNERGTDVSSNDRNTLVETAEINRSLLALKECIRSLGKNSDHIPFRMSTLTKVLRDSFIGEKSRTCMIAMVSPGMASCEYTMNTLRYADRVKELNCNSASSAASKTQEPVNSSTEEESVEDTSVFDAISQVTELEEKVYVELRKVNEFVTAMEQTSYNIKTELPGLLDHSRRILDTLMALQTAVEQESLAIMKC, translated from the exons ATGGAGAGCGCCTTGTCCAGGTTCCTGGTTGGACTGTCTGTAAAAATCAGCCGCAGTGATG GTCGCGTCCATTCGGCCACGGTCACGTCCGCGAACGGTGACAAATGCACGGCGATGGTGGAGTGGTACGAGAGGAAGATCTGCCGAGGGAAGGAG ATCCAGGTGACCGAGTTATGTGCCCTCAACCCGGAGCTGCTGGACCACATCAACAATGTGCTGGGCAACGCTGCTGCACCTGCCCGCCCCGCTCCTGACAAG AGGTACGAGGGTCGCCTGCGCTCCTCCAGGATACCTGCCCCAATGGCCT CCTCTGTTCCAGCTGTCAACAATGCTGAGGAGTCAG ATGGCAGCAAATCTCAGGTCAGGCAGACGTGCGTGTTCCAAACTCCAGCTGCTGATCAGGCTCCTGCCGAGACCTCTGATGTGTCTCAGGAGAAAGCCGAGACcgtcctcccccacctccctcacctccctcacctccctctgGCTCCGGCGCTCACAAAATCTG GGAGTTCGAGCCGGTCACATAGGAAGGAGGAGTCTAAATCCGCGCTGGCGCTGATGCGTGAGACGGTGAAGGAAAACGATGAGCCAGAGAGGATGCCTCCACCACCTGCAGTCAAAG GCAGAAGGAAGTCTGTGGCTCCCCCAGAGCTCCACAAGGGCAACAAAAGGCTGTCTTGTGTTGCGAAGCCCCTGGACATGCAAACTAAGAGGGGAAAG TTTGGAGAAGCTTCTCGACCAAACCAGAAATTCTACGAGATGATCCAGGACTTCAGAGAGACCCTGGAAGTAATTCCATTATCATCGAACGGCAGC GTGGAACCCCAAAGAATCTGCGTTTGTGTTCGGAAGCGGCCTCTCAACAAGCAGG AGATGAACAAAAAGGAGATCGACGTGGTGTCGGTGCCAGGACAAGGGGCCCTGCTCGTGCACGAGCCCAGGCAGAAGGTGGATCTCACCAAGTACTTGGACAACCAAGCGTTCCAATTCGACTACTCCTTTGACGAGTCCGCCACCAACGATCTGGTCTACAA GTTCACAGCCAAACCTTTGGTCCAGTCCATGTTTGAAGGAGGGATGGCCACGTGCTTCGCCTAcggccagacaggaagtgggaagaCTCAT ACGATGGGAGGAGACTTCACAGGGAAACAACAGAACAGCAGTAAAGGAATTTATGCCTTTGCAG CCCTGGAGGTTTTTGCACTCCTCAACCACAGGAGGTTTTCAAACCTggatctgtctgtctatgtcaGCTTCTTCGAGATTTACAACGGAAAA GTTTACGACCTCCTGAACAAGAAGGCCAAGCTGCGAGTCCTGGAGGACGAGCGCCAGCAGGTCCAGGTTGTgggcctggaggaggtctgTGTGTCCACAGCAGAGGACGTGGTGAAGCTGATCCAGCTGGGCAGCTCGTGCAG GACATCAGGCCAGACCTCAGCCAACGCCAACTCCTCCCGCTCTCACGCCGTCCTTCAGATCGTCCTCCGCCGCAATGACCGCGCCACCACCCTGCATGGGAAATTTTCACTGGTGGATTTGGCCGGTAACGAGCGCGGCACGGACGTCAGCAGCAACGACCGCAACACTTTGGTGGAGACGGCAGAGATCAACCGCAGCCTGCTGGCCCTGAAG GAGTGTATCAGGTCACTGGGAAAGAACAGTGACCACATTCCTTTCCGCATGAGCACTTTGACCAAGGTCCTTCGGGATTCCTTCATTGGAGAAAAGTCCAGAACCTGCATG ATTGCCATGGTGTCTCCAGGCATGGCTTCATGTGAATACACTATGAACACACTACGTTATGCTGACAG AGTGAAAGAACTGAATTGTAATTCTGCCTCAAGTGCAGCATCAAAGACCCAAGAGCCTGTAAACAGCTCAACGGAGGAG GAGTCTGTCGAGGACACCAGTGTGTTCGACGCCATATCTCAAGTCACAGAGTTGGAGGAGAAGGTCTACGTGGAACTCAGG AAAGTAAATGAGTTTGTCACAGCCATGGAGCAAACTTCATACAACATCAAGACAGAACTTCCTGGGCTGCTGGATCATTCCCGTAGAATTTTGG ATACGCTGATGGCTTTGCAGACAGCAGTGGAGCAGGAGAGTCTGGCAATCATGAAATGCTGA
- the kif2c gene encoding kinesin-like protein KIF2C isoform X2, with the protein MESALSRFLVGLSVKISRSDGRVHSATVTSANGDKCTAMVEWYERKICRGKEIQVTELCALNPELLDHINNVLGNAAAPARPAPDKRYEGRLRSSRIPAPMAYGSKSQVRQTCVFQTPAADQAPAETSDVSQEKAETVLPHLPHLPHLPLAPALTKSGSSSRSHRKEESKSALALMRETVKENDEPERMPPPPAVKGRRKSVAPPELHKGNKRLSCVAKPLDMQTKRGKFGEASRPNQKFYEMIQDFRETLEVIPLSSNGSVEPQRICVCVRKRPLNKQEMNKKEIDVVSVPGQGALLVHEPRQKVDLTKYLDNQAFQFDYSFDESATNDLVYKFTAKPLVQSMFEGGMATCFAYGQTGSGKTHTMGGDFTGKQQNSSKGIYAFAALEVFALLNHRRFSNLDLSVYVSFFEIYNGKVYDLLNKKAKLRVLEDERQQVQVVGLEEVCVSTAEDVVKLIQLGSSCRTSGQTSANANSSRSHAVLQIVLRRNDRATTLHGKFSLVDLAGNERGTDVSSNDRNTLVETAEINRSLLALKECIRSLGKNSDHIPFRMSTLTKVLRDSFIGEKSRTCMIAMVSPGMASCEYTMNTLRYADRVKELNCNSASSAASKTQEPVNSSTEEESVEDTSVFDAISQVTELEEKVYVELRKVNEFVTAMEQTSYNIKTELPGLLDHSRRILDTLMALQTAVEQESLAIMKC; encoded by the exons ATGGAGAGCGCCTTGTCCAGGTTCCTGGTTGGACTGTCTGTAAAAATCAGCCGCAGTGATG GTCGCGTCCATTCGGCCACGGTCACGTCCGCGAACGGTGACAAATGCACGGCGATGGTGGAGTGGTACGAGAGGAAGATCTGCCGAGGGAAGGAG ATCCAGGTGACCGAGTTATGTGCCCTCAACCCGGAGCTGCTGGACCACATCAACAATGTGCTGGGCAACGCTGCTGCACCTGCCCGCCCCGCTCCTGACAAG AGGTACGAGGGTCGCCTGCGCTCCTCCAGGATACCTGCCCCAATGGCCT ATGGCAGCAAATCTCAGGTCAGGCAGACGTGCGTGTTCCAAACTCCAGCTGCTGATCAGGCTCCTGCCGAGACCTCTGATGTGTCTCAGGAGAAAGCCGAGACcgtcctcccccacctccctcacctccctcacctccctctgGCTCCGGCGCTCACAAAATCTG GGAGTTCGAGCCGGTCACATAGGAAGGAGGAGTCTAAATCCGCGCTGGCGCTGATGCGTGAGACGGTGAAGGAAAACGATGAGCCAGAGAGGATGCCTCCACCACCTGCAGTCAAAG GCAGAAGGAAGTCTGTGGCTCCCCCAGAGCTCCACAAGGGCAACAAAAGGCTGTCTTGTGTTGCGAAGCCCCTGGACATGCAAACTAAGAGGGGAAAG TTTGGAGAAGCTTCTCGACCAAACCAGAAATTCTACGAGATGATCCAGGACTTCAGAGAGACCCTGGAAGTAATTCCATTATCATCGAACGGCAGC GTGGAACCCCAAAGAATCTGCGTTTGTGTTCGGAAGCGGCCTCTCAACAAGCAGG AGATGAACAAAAAGGAGATCGACGTGGTGTCGGTGCCAGGACAAGGGGCCCTGCTCGTGCACGAGCCCAGGCAGAAGGTGGATCTCACCAAGTACTTGGACAACCAAGCGTTCCAATTCGACTACTCCTTTGACGAGTCCGCCACCAACGATCTGGTCTACAA GTTCACAGCCAAACCTTTGGTCCAGTCCATGTTTGAAGGAGGGATGGCCACGTGCTTCGCCTAcggccagacaggaagtgggaagaCTCAT ACGATGGGAGGAGACTTCACAGGGAAACAACAGAACAGCAGTAAAGGAATTTATGCCTTTGCAG CCCTGGAGGTTTTTGCACTCCTCAACCACAGGAGGTTTTCAAACCTggatctgtctgtctatgtcaGCTTCTTCGAGATTTACAACGGAAAA GTTTACGACCTCCTGAACAAGAAGGCCAAGCTGCGAGTCCTGGAGGACGAGCGCCAGCAGGTCCAGGTTGTgggcctggaggaggtctgTGTGTCCACAGCAGAGGACGTGGTGAAGCTGATCCAGCTGGGCAGCTCGTGCAG GACATCAGGCCAGACCTCAGCCAACGCCAACTCCTCCCGCTCTCACGCCGTCCTTCAGATCGTCCTCCGCCGCAATGACCGCGCCACCACCCTGCATGGGAAATTTTCACTGGTGGATTTGGCCGGTAACGAGCGCGGCACGGACGTCAGCAGCAACGACCGCAACACTTTGGTGGAGACGGCAGAGATCAACCGCAGCCTGCTGGCCCTGAAG GAGTGTATCAGGTCACTGGGAAAGAACAGTGACCACATTCCTTTCCGCATGAGCACTTTGACCAAGGTCCTTCGGGATTCCTTCATTGGAGAAAAGTCCAGAACCTGCATG ATTGCCATGGTGTCTCCAGGCATGGCTTCATGTGAATACACTATGAACACACTACGTTATGCTGACAG AGTGAAAGAACTGAATTGTAATTCTGCCTCAAGTGCAGCATCAAAGACCCAAGAGCCTGTAAACAGCTCAACGGAGGAG GAGTCTGTCGAGGACACCAGTGTGTTCGACGCCATATCTCAAGTCACAGAGTTGGAGGAGAAGGTCTACGTGGAACTCAGG AAAGTAAATGAGTTTGTCACAGCCATGGAGCAAACTTCATACAACATCAAGACAGAACTTCCTGGGCTGCTGGATCATTCCCGTAGAATTTTGG ATACGCTGATGGCTTTGCAGACAGCAGTGGAGCAGGAGAGTCTGGCAATCATGAAATGCTGA